From the Leptotrichia sp. oral taxon 221 genome, one window contains:
- the rnc gene encoding ribonuclease III → MLKNKSSEELMEKINYRFKNEGYLKEALTHRSFSNENDKTKKFDNEKLEFLGDAVLNLITTEYIYNLEKDKNEGELAKLKSQIISEPVFSAIANDLKLGDYLYLSNGEILSGGRERKSILGDAFEALMGAIFKDSDYYTTKDIALKFLLEKINNLEEIEGTGDYKTILQEVFQSKYRKMPEYELLSTKGPDHNKEFKIAVKLDNKIYGVGIGKSKKEAEKNAAREALEKIEEL, encoded by the coding sequence ATGTTGAAAAATAAAAGCTCTGAAGAATTAATGGAAAAGATAAATTATCGTTTTAAAAATGAGGGATATTTGAAAGAAGCGTTGACTCATAGATCGTTTTCGAATGAAAATGATAAAACTAAAAAGTTCGATAATGAAAAATTGGAATTTTTAGGGGATGCTGTTTTGAATTTAATTACAACAGAGTATATTTATAATTTAGAAAAAGATAAAAATGAAGGTGAATTGGCAAAATTAAAGAGCCAAATAATAAGTGAGCCAGTATTTTCAGCTATTGCAAATGATTTGAAATTAGGCGATTATTTGTATTTGAGTAATGGAGAAATATTATCTGGTGGTAGAGAAAGAAAGTCTATTTTAGGGGATGCGTTTGAGGCTTTAATGGGGGCAATATTTAAAGATTCTGATTATTACACTACGAAAGATATTGCATTGAAATTTTTGTTGGAGAAGATTAATAATTTGGAGGAAATTGAAGGGACTGGAGATTATAAAACTATTTTACAGGAAGTTTTTCAAAGTAAATATAGAAAAATGCCAGAATATGAATTACTTTCTACAAAAGGCCCAGATCATAACAAAGAATTTAAGATTGCTGTGAAATTAGATAATAAAATATACGGTGTAGGAATTGGGAAAAGTAAAAAAGAAGCTGAAAAAAATGCCGCTAGAGAAGCGTTAGAAAAGATAGAAGAGCTTTAA
- a CDS encoding L,D-transpeptidase family protein, with the protein MKERILKIKAGIFVLANLFITCAGISSEVSKVDVPKDYSENFEVKGYEKNVYEYDLNNDGAKEKIVVNYKLNNLEIEDVYSIYTQQNGGYKLAYQITFDKKNDVFDLKEVKDKIDLVKKYFNEYSKDLQANEVRYVKIVTDNRNDDIDFSKIKYKKNGPDNLDNFLFIKKGTAMKAAPNDNAQNLASLAYKEKPKILFEIDKNGQKWYYTELTREKTEVTKDANGKKVQKKVKEPTIKGFIKSQGDNVSERGFYWDRMVEKIETFNKFIEESKNSNQELHIITEYKPLTKDVYSKADKFGNRENQSVRGYTNPDKKGDFINIPDQTIFRILGEEKGMLKIETPFYGGPYYVEKTGEVSKKIEIDKVVNKFIAIDPDSQNEVLFQRNPETGKYEVMSYSFVTTGKDDGVGSYATPHGAFLVSFTRPYMLFTRHARPGDKVLPGRPDLAIGGQANYAVRFSGGAYLHGIPVNTGAGEGAKAYTASKIGTYRESHKCVRHYDDQIEYIVNWINGNSKEKEGDNTIPEENTVVIVL; encoded by the coding sequence ATGAAAGAGAGAATTTTAAAAATAAAAGCGGGAATATTTGTTTTGGCTAATTTATTTATCACTTGTGCTGGGATATCGAGTGAAGTTTCAAAAGTAGATGTACCGAAGGATTACTCAGAAAATTTTGAAGTTAAAGGGTATGAAAAAAATGTTTATGAGTATGATTTGAATAATGATGGAGCTAAAGAAAAAATAGTTGTCAATTATAAGTTGAATAATTTAGAAATAGAAGATGTATATTCGATTTATACTCAACAAAATGGAGGATATAAATTAGCATATCAAATAACTTTTGATAAGAAAAATGATGTGTTTGATTTGAAGGAAGTTAAAGATAAAATTGATTTAGTAAAAAAATATTTTAATGAATATTCAAAAGATCTTCAAGCAAATGAAGTAAGGTATGTAAAAATTGTAACAGATAATAGAAATGATGATATAGATTTTAGTAAAATTAAATACAAAAAAAATGGTCCTGATAATTTAGATAATTTTTTATTTATAAAAAAAGGAACTGCAATGAAGGCAGCACCTAATGATAATGCACAAAATTTAGCAAGTTTAGCTTACAAAGAAAAACCAAAAATTTTATTTGAAATTGATAAAAATGGTCAAAAATGGTATTATACAGAGTTAACGAGGGAAAAAACTGAAGTAACAAAAGATGCTAATGGGAAAAAAGTACAAAAAAAGGTTAAAGAACCTACAATTAAAGGATTTATAAAATCTCAAGGTGATAATGTTTCAGAAAGAGGATTTTACTGGGATAGAATGGTTGAAAAAATAGAAACTTTTAATAAATTTATAGAAGAAAGTAAAAATAGTAATCAAGAGTTACATATTATTACAGAATATAAGCCATTAACAAAAGATGTTTATAGTAAAGCTGATAAATTTGGAAACAGAGAAAACCAAAGTGTTAGAGGTTATACTAATCCAGATAAAAAAGGAGATTTTATAAATATTCCAGACCAAACAATTTTTAGAATTTTAGGCGAAGAAAAAGGAATGTTGAAAATAGAAACGCCTTTTTATGGTGGACCTTATTATGTTGAGAAAACTGGAGAAGTGTCTAAAAAAATCGAGATAGATAAAGTTGTAAATAAATTTATAGCAATTGATCCTGACAGTCAAAATGAAGTTCTTTTCCAAAGAAATCCAGAAACCGGGAAATACGAGGTTATGTCATATTCGTTTGTAACGACAGGAAAAGATGATGGTGTCGGTTCTTATGCTACGCCACATGGAGCATTTTTAGTATCGTTCACAAGACCGTATATGCTATTTACAAGACACGCAAGACCAGGAGACAAAGTGTTACCAGGAAGACCTGATTTAGCGATCGGAGGACAAGCAAACTATGCTGTTAGATTTAGTGGAGGAGCTTATCTTCATGGAATACCAGTAAATACTGGAGCTGGAGAAGGAGCTAAGGCATATACAGCTAGTAAAATTGGGACTTACAGAGAATCACATAAATGTGTAAGACATTATGATGACCAAATTGAATATATAGTAAATTGGATAAACGGAAATAGCAAGGAAAAAGAAGGCGACAATACAATACCAGAAGAAAATACGGTTGTAATCGTACTTTAA
- a CDS encoding OmpP1/FadL family transporter: MRLKIILAAFLSTLALNAVSMDYLSNNSASYFQNPSQTGKITVEGVFYNPAGTAFLEDGKYFNVNMQNSMIQESMTLNGKKMASNRYAGAPSFNYVQKKGSNSIFANASVVAGGATLKYDEGVAGINLAAETFDNMTRGLLGAKVTRNQFSGQNRYYQLMLGGAHQLTDKLSIGGGLKYVHAMRKLNGYASFGYNPFVGARVSLKGNELYLDSRRRADGVGAVLGLDYKATDTLNFAVKYETPVKLKFKTKATESTDMTLAGRKIGLSDFYPKYANGVNSRRDLPGVLSLGVSKDINDWTVSGGYIHYFNKAANMDGIDYRDGHEVNFGVDYRFSPKWTWHAGYNYAHTGAPKQSYNDTEYAINAQIYTTGLTFKPTENHEWKFGVGYVKYNSENGEPEITHGIKLDKSKVKYDKEVGVFSLGYTYKF; encoded by the coding sequence ATGAGATTAAAAATAATATTAGCAGCTTTTTTAAGTACTTTGGCATTGAATGCAGTAAGTATGGACTATTTATCAAATAATTCGGCTTCATATTTTCAAAATCCATCGCAAACTGGAAAAATAACTGTAGAAGGAGTATTTTACAATCCAGCAGGAACGGCATTTTTGGAAGATGGAAAATATTTTAATGTAAATATGCAAAATTCTATGATTCAAGAATCAATGACATTGAATGGGAAAAAGATGGCTTCAAATAGATATGCTGGAGCACCGTCGTTTAACTATGTTCAAAAGAAGGGAAGTAATTCTATTTTTGCTAATGCAAGTGTTGTTGCGGGAGGAGCTACTTTGAAATATGATGAAGGAGTGGCTGGAATAAATTTGGCAGCAGAAACATTTGATAATATGACTCGTGGATTATTAGGAGCAAAAGTTACTAGAAATCAATTTAGTGGACAAAATAGATATTATCAATTAATGCTTGGAGGAGCGCATCAATTGACTGATAAATTATCAATCGGTGGAGGACTAAAATATGTTCACGCCATGAGAAAATTAAATGGATACGCTTCTTTCGGATATAATCCATTTGTTGGTGCAAGAGTTAGTTTGAAAGGAAATGAATTGTATTTAGATTCTAGAAGAAGAGCAGATGGTGTTGGAGCGGTATTAGGTTTAGATTATAAAGCGACTGATACATTGAATTTTGCTGTAAAATATGAAACGCCTGTAAAATTGAAATTCAAGACAAAAGCTACAGAAAGTACAGATATGACTTTAGCTGGGAGAAAAATTGGATTATCAGATTTTTATCCTAAATATGCAAATGGTGTAAATTCAAGAAGAGATTTACCAGGAGTATTGTCGTTAGGAGTTTCTAAAGATATTAATGACTGGACTGTTTCAGGAGGATATATTCATTACTTCAATAAAGCAGCAAATATGGATGGAATAGACTATAGAGACGGACATGAAGTGAACTTTGGAGTTGACTACAGATTTTCGCCAAAATGGACTTGGCACGCAGGTTATAATTATGCTCACACAGGTGCTCCAAAACAATCGTACAACGATACTGAATATGCTATAAATGCACAAATTTATACGACAGGATTGACATTTAAGCCGACAGAAAATCATGAATGGAAATTTGGTGTTGGATATGTTAAATATAATTCAGAAAATGGAGAGCCAGAAATAACTCATGGAATAAAATTGGATAAATCGAAAGTTAAATATGATAAAGAAGTTGGAGTATTTTCTTTAGGTTATACTTATAAATTTTAA
- a CDS encoding radical SAM protein produces the protein MERYSVIKEKNPREIVLLKGFSCAYGKCAFCNYILDNTNDEEEMKKVNFEALSRVTGEYGVLEVINSGSVFELNGATLEKIREVCKEKNIKILYFEAYFGYLNRLNEIREYFSEQEVRFAFGLETFDNNYRTKILKKNFILNERVLEKLKSEYQMCLLMICTKGQTKEQILSDIEQGMENFKELVVSVFVNNGTEIERDEELVAWFLTEIYPKYKDVPNIEILVDNKDFGVYVQ, from the coding sequence ATGGAAAGATATAGTGTAATAAAAGAGAAAAATCCTCGTGAAATCGTATTATTAAAAGGGTTTAGCTGTGCTTATGGGAAGTGCGCTTTTTGTAATTACATTTTGGATAATACGAATGACGAAGAAGAGATGAAAAAAGTAAATTTTGAGGCTTTGAGCAGAGTTACTGGGGAATATGGAGTTCTTGAAGTTATAAACTCTGGGTCGGTGTTTGAGCTAAATGGTGCGACATTGGAGAAAATAAGAGAAGTTTGTAAAGAGAAAAATATAAAAATACTTTATTTTGAAGCATATTTTGGGTACTTAAATAGATTGAATGAAATTAGAGAATATTTTTCTGAACAAGAAGTAAGATTTGCATTCGGATTGGAAACTTTTGACAATAATTATAGGACTAAGATTTTGAAGAAAAATTTTATTTTAAATGAAAGAGTTTTGGAAAAATTAAAAAGCGAATATCAAATGTGCTTATTAATGATTTGTACAAAAGGACAGACGAAAGAACAGATTTTAAGCGATATTGAGCAGGGAATGGAAAATTTCAAGGAGCTAGTTGTAAGTGTATTTGTAAATAATGGTACAGAAATTGAAAGAGATGAAGAGCTTGTAGCTTGGTTTTTGACGGAAATTTATCCAAAATATAAAGATGTTCCGAATATTGAGATTTTAGTTGACAATAAAGATTTTGGAGTATATGTTCAATAA
- a CDS encoding SH3 domain-containing protein, which yields MKFGKIKFFLAALMLVTVFSASAAATKTENTKTINTKKVETKKAETTKVEWKKLEITPDLNGDGNKDKVEIEYLENGDKVQMRFTPYIKKASSFEKGKRVEKTVPKEKLGEEFDNITNEIKAVYTKKEAPKNEVKKDDKKPLIPATKPTETKPTEPEVKKNPGSQVEKNQVPDDLKNGNTAQDKVIKDEKDSTTEVVKSVNNSIKGPYPYIKYFLKERPKNLSFNYKYDKNSPKDMDEFVFIKSSTANIRKEPSNNAAVLKTASYSHKYKTVGKVKGKDGSGEWYEVYFDGKLGYISDSATIKREFDWSNMMHKIEKTNKFVKDALEKNQKIYVLDDYTPLGGGSGSSKDKYGNRENQSERGYLSADFKDFINIPDRSIMSIVEETDKYVKVKIDAYDGKEYYLKKATRKLLKDTGITGEITRFIYIDRSSQDEMVVEKSGNGWNVVTSSFVTTGKDGGGSYATPYGVFLVAYSKPVMQYTGSDNKTIVGDAKNAVRISGGGYMHSIPSLFEPKATRNARKAATAKKIGTYPESHKCVRHYDDQIKFIYDWLGNSTPGNENGYRVPSVPTAVIVK from the coding sequence ATGAAGTTTGGTAAAATAAAATTTTTCTTAGCTGCTTTGATGTTGGTAACGGTATTTTCAGCAAGTGCAGCGGCTACTAAGACTGAGAATACTAAAACTATTAATACTAAAAAAGTAGAAACAAAAAAAGCAGAAACAACGAAAGTAGAATGGAAGAAATTAGAGATTACGCCAGATTTAAATGGAGATGGGAACAAAGATAAAGTAGAAATTGAATATTTGGAAAATGGTGATAAAGTTCAAATGAGATTTACACCGTATATAAAAAAAGCAAGTTCATTTGAAAAAGGGAAAAGAGTAGAAAAAACAGTTCCAAAAGAAAAATTAGGAGAAGAATTTGATAATATTACAAATGAAATAAAAGCTGTTTATACGAAAAAAGAAGCGCCTAAAAATGAAGTGAAAAAAGACGACAAAAAACCATTGATTCCAGCAACAAAACCAACTGAAACAAAACCAACTGAACCAGAAGTGAAAAAAAATCCTGGAAGCCAAGTAGAAAAAAATCAAGTTCCAGATGATTTGAAAAATGGAAATACAGCGCAAGATAAAGTTATAAAAGATGAAAAAGATTCGACAACAGAAGTGGTTAAATCTGTAAATAATTCAATAAAAGGGCCTTATCCTTATATCAAATATTTTTTGAAAGAAAGACCAAAAAATTTATCATTCAATTATAAATATGATAAAAATTCGCCTAAAGATATGGACGAATTTGTATTTATAAAATCATCAACAGCGAATATTAGAAAAGAACCAAGCAATAATGCTGCGGTATTGAAAACTGCTAGTTATAGCCACAAATATAAAACTGTCGGAAAAGTAAAAGGAAAAGATGGTTCGGGAGAATGGTATGAAGTTTACTTTGATGGGAAATTAGGATATATTTCTGATTCAGCGACTATAAAAAGAGAATTTGATTGGTCAAATATGATGCATAAAATTGAAAAAACTAATAAATTCGTAAAAGATGCGTTGGAGAAAAATCAGAAAATATATGTGTTAGATGATTATACTCCACTTGGAGGAGGAAGCGGTTCTTCAAAAGATAAATACGGAAATAGAGAAAATCAAAGTGAAAGAGGATATTTATCAGCAGATTTTAAAGATTTTATAAATATTCCTGATAGAAGTATTATGTCAATTGTTGAAGAAACTGATAAATACGTTAAAGTTAAAATAGATGCTTATGATGGTAAAGAATATTATTTGAAAAAGGCAACTAGAAAATTATTAAAAGATACAGGGATAACAGGCGAAATTACAAGATTTATTTATATTGATAGATCAAGCCAAGATGAAATGGTTGTAGAAAAAAGTGGAAACGGATGGAACGTTGTAACATCTTCATTTGTGACAACAGGTAAAGATGGCGGAGGTTCTTATGCAACACCATATGGAGTATTCTTGGTGGCATATTCTAAACCAGTTATGCAATACACAGGTTCTGATAACAAAACAATTGTGGGAGATGCTAAAAATGCTGTAAGAATCAGTGGTGGAGGATATATGCATAGTATTCCATCATTATTTGAACCAAAAGCAACAAGAAACGCAAGAAAAGCTGCAACAGCTAAAAAAATAGGAACTTACCCTGAATCACATAAATGTGTAAGACATTATGACGACCAAATTAAATTTATATACGACTGGTTAGGAAATTCAACACCAGGAAATGAAAATGGTTATAGAGTACCTTCAGTTCCAACAGCTGTAATAGTTAAATAA
- the fabD gene encoding ACP S-malonyltransferase — protein MSKIAFVFPGQGTQFAGMGKKLYEEVNEETKKSIDEIFSNLENEEVKRVLFEGTDEELKNTKFAQPAIALYSVILTKLLKEKGIEPEFVAGHSLGEYSSLYAAGVLSEIETMKLIAKRGDIMSNAKVDGSMAAILGLSATEVEEICSNIDGVIEAVNYNEPKQTVVAGERSVLEANLETFKEKGARRALPLAVSGPFHSSLMKPVAEVLKKEFDNYNWNDVKTPIVANTTTNLLVKADEVKDELYHQTFGPVKWVDTINKLAENGVTKIYEVGPGKVLAGLIKKIDKSIEVINIENVESLENI, from the coding sequence ATGTCAAAAATTGCTTTTGTATTTCCTGGACAAGGAACACAATTTGCTGGAATGGGAAAAAAATTATACGAAGAAGTAAATGAAGAAACAAAAAAATCAATAGACGAAATATTTTCTAATTTAGAAAATGAAGAAGTAAAAAGAGTTTTGTTTGAAGGAACTGACGAAGAATTAAAAAATACTAAGTTTGCTCAACCTGCAATTGCTTTGTATTCAGTAATTTTAACAAAATTGTTAAAAGAAAAGGGGATTGAGCCAGAATTTGTAGCGGGACACAGTTTAGGTGAATATAGTTCGTTATATGCAGCAGGAGTTTTAAGTGAAATTGAAACTATGAAACTTATTGCAAAAAGAGGAGATATTATGAGTAATGCTAAAGTAGACGGTTCGATGGCAGCAATTTTAGGATTATCGGCTACTGAAGTGGAAGAAATTTGCTCAAATATTGATGGTGTAATAGAAGCAGTTAATTACAATGAACCTAAACAAACTGTAGTTGCAGGAGAAAGAAGTGTTTTAGAAGCAAATTTAGAAACATTTAAAGAAAAAGGAGCAAGAAGAGCGTTACCTTTAGCTGTTTCAGGGCCTTTCCATTCATCATTGATGAAACCTGTTGCTGAAGTTTTGAAAAAAGAATTCGATAATTATAATTGGAATGATGTGAAAACTCCAATCGTAGCAAATACTACAACTAATTTATTAGTAAAAGCTGATGAAGTAAAAGATGAGTTATATCATCAAACATTCGGTCCTGTAAAATGGGTTGACACAATTAATAAGTTGGCTGAAAATGGAGTAACAAAAATTTATGAAGTTGGTCCAGGAAAGGTGCTAGCTGGATTGATAAAGAAAATTGATAAAAGTATAGAAGTAATCAATATTGAGAATGTTGAAAGTTTAGAAAATATTTAA
- the fabF gene encoding beta-ketoacyl-ACP synthase II, whose translation MRRVVITGIGLVTPLGTGKEKAWTNLLNGECGIDTITQFDSSQHPVHIAAEVKDFVPENYIEKKEMKKIARFSQFAIAAAKEALEDAKLEINDENADRIGVIIGSGIGGLDVIEQEVEKLVTRGPKRVSPFYIPAAILNMASGNTSIYTGAKGPNKTVVTACASGTNSIGDAFQTILLGKADAMIAGGTEATVTPSGIAGFANLKALSTNPDPKKASRPFTADRDGFVLGEGSGVLILEELEHAKKRGAKIYAEVVGYGETGDAYHMTAPSDGGEGAARAFRMALEQGNIKPEEVGYINAHGTSTPANDKNETQAIKSAFGEHAYKLAVSSTKGATGHLLGGAGGIEAAFLALAIDEGVLPPTINYENPDPLCDLDYVPNEARKQEIEVGMSSSLGFGGHNAVLAFRKYKG comes from the coding sequence ATGAGAAGAGTAGTTATAACGGGAATAGGATTAGTAACTCCGTTAGGGACAGGAAAAGAAAAAGCGTGGACAAATTTATTAAATGGAGAATGCGGAATTGATACAATTACTCAATTTGATAGTTCGCAACATCCAGTGCATATTGCAGCAGAAGTAAAAGATTTTGTACCTGAAAATTATATTGAAAAAAAAGAAATGAAAAAAATAGCAAGATTTTCACAATTTGCGATTGCAGCAGCAAAAGAAGCATTAGAAGATGCTAAATTGGAAATTAATGATGAAAATGCAGATAGAATAGGAGTAATCATTGGTTCTGGAATCGGTGGATTGGATGTAATTGAGCAAGAAGTGGAAAAACTTGTAACAAGAGGACCAAAAAGAGTATCACCATTTTATATTCCAGCAGCTATTTTGAATATGGCTTCAGGAAATACTTCAATTTATACAGGAGCAAAAGGACCAAATAAAACAGTTGTTACAGCTTGTGCTTCTGGAACGAATTCAATTGGAGATGCATTTCAAACAATTTTGTTAGGAAAAGCTGATGCGATGATAGCAGGAGGAACTGAGGCTACAGTAACTCCATCAGGAATTGCAGGATTTGCTAATTTAAAAGCATTGTCAACAAATCCAGATCCTAAAAAGGCTTCAAGACCGTTTACTGCTGATAGAGATGGTTTTGTGCTAGGAGAAGGTTCAGGAGTATTGATATTAGAAGAATTGGAACATGCTAAAAAACGTGGAGCAAAAATTTATGCAGAAGTTGTAGGATATGGAGAAACAGGAGATGCTTACCATATGACAGCTCCATCTGATGGTGGAGAAGGTGCTGCAAGAGCATTTAGAATGGCATTAGAACAAGGAAACATTAAACCTGAAGAAGTTGGATATATAAATGCACACGGAACATCTACACCTGCAAATGATAAAAATGAAACACAAGCAATAAAATCTGCATTTGGTGAACATGCCTATAAATTAGCAGTAAGTTCGACAAAAGGAGCAACAGGACATTTATTAGGAGGAGCAGGAGGAATTGAAGCAGCATTTTTAGCATTAGCTATTGATGAAGGAGTTTTACCTCCAACTATAAATTATGAAAATCCTGATCCATTATGTGACTTGGATTATGTTCCAAATGAAGCTAGAAAACAAGAAATAGAAGTAGGAATGTCTAGTTCATTAGGATTTGGTGGACACAATGCAGTTTTAGCATTTAGAAAATATAAAGGATAA
- a CDS encoding queuosine precursor transporter has product MNNFQFGVNELLWLSYLILNFSAVVLAYRFWGKGGLLSVVPLSIVLANIQVGKMMTLFGFDGITMGNIAYGGIYLASDILTENEGKHYSRKVVSLGFAAMLFTTFIMQIVLKVKVSPDDTMQGALSAVFGFMPRLAISSVCGFAVSQSFDIWSYQFIRKFRPSYRDIWIRNNASTMISQILDNIVFSFLAFTGVYPFKTVIGIIFSTYLLKIVISLLDTPFVYIATLWKKQGKISD; this is encoded by the coding sequence TTGAATAATTTTCAATTTGGAGTAAATGAGCTGTTATGGCTTTCGTATTTAATTTTAAATTTTTCGGCAGTAGTACTTGCCTATAGATTTTGGGGAAAAGGAGGACTACTATCGGTTGTACCGTTGTCAATCGTTCTAGCTAACATTCAAGTTGGGAAAATGATGACTTTATTCGGTTTTGATGGAATTACAATGGGAAATATTGCATACGGAGGAATTTATTTGGCATCTGATATTTTGACAGAAAATGAAGGGAAGCATTATTCAAGAAAAGTAGTTTCGCTAGGTTTTGCTGCGATGTTATTTACGACATTTATAATGCAAATTGTGCTAAAAGTAAAAGTTTCGCCTGATGATACAATGCAAGGTGCTTTATCAGCAGTATTTGGATTCATGCCAAGACTTGCGATTTCAAGTGTGTGCGGATTTGCAGTTTCTCAGTCATTTGATATTTGGTCTTATCAATTTATTAGAAAATTTAGACCATCTTATAGAGATATTTGGATTAGAAACAACGCAAGTACAATGATAAGTCAAATTTTAGATAATATTGTATTTTCATTTTTGGCATTTACAGGAGTTTATCCATTTAAAACAGTAATCGGAATCATATTTTCAACATATTTATTAAAAATCGTAATTTCACTGCTTGACACACCTTTTGTGTATATTGCGACTTTATGGAAAAAACAAGGTAAAATAAGTGATTAA
- the coaD gene encoding pantetheine-phosphate adenylyltransferase: MKKTALYPGSFDPITKGHIDIIRRSADLFDKLIIGIFKNSSKSKSWFTEEERAEMIKKILEKENIKAEIKIFNGLLVDFMFKENVDILIRGLRALSDYEYELQFALTNSALAKNDFETVFLTASREYLYLSSSLVKEIALNEGELGIFVPKLVEEELRKKVKEIKHNR; encoded by the coding sequence ATGAAAAAGACAGCGTTGTATCCGGGAAGTTTTGATCCGATAACAAAAGGACATATTGATATTATAAGACGTTCGGCTGATTTATTTGACAAATTGATAATTGGTATTTTCAAAAATTCTTCAAAGAGCAAGTCTTGGTTTACTGAAGAAGAGAGAGCTGAAATGATAAAAAAAATTTTAGAAAAAGAAAATATAAAAGCAGAAATTAAAATTTTCAATGGATTGTTAGTGGATTTTATGTTTAAAGAAAATGTGGATATTTTAATAAGAGGATTGCGTGCATTGTCAGATTACGAGTATGAATTGCAATTTGCTTTGACGAATAGTGCGTTGGCGAAAAATGATTTTGAAACAGTTTTTTTGACGGCTTCTAGGGAATATTTGTATTTAAGTTCTAGTTTAGTGAAAGAAATAGCGCTGAATGAAGGTGAATTGGGAATTTTTGTTCCAAAACTAGTTGAAGAAGAGTTAAGAAAGAAAGTCAAAGAGATTAAACATAATAGATAG
- a CDS encoding beta-ketoacyl-ACP synthase III — protein sequence MRVGIMGTGSYVPERILTNDDLAKIVDTNDEWITTRTGIRERRIAADDEATSDLAFKAAEKAIIDAGIDKNEIELIIVATMTQDHLTPSTAALVQDKLGIKAAAFDVSAACTGFIYGFTTGYSFIKAGIYKKVLVIGAETMSRVIDWEDRGTCILFGDGAGAVVLGEVETGGFLASHLAADGSGACELIVPAGGSRKAATAETIENREVYLKMNGREIFKFAVKAFPESVENVLTQQNLIADDIDIFIPHQANVRIIESIAKRFKQPLDKFFVNLHKYGNTSGASIPIALDEASKEGRFKKGDKIVATGFGGGLTYGSILFEWSK from the coding sequence ATGAGAGTTGGAATAATGGGAACAGGTTCTTACGTTCCTGAAAGAATATTGACAAATGATGATTTAGCGAAAATCGTTGATACAAATGATGAATGGATAACAACTAGAACAGGAATACGTGAAAGAAGGATAGCAGCAGACGATGAAGCAACTTCTGATTTAGCATTTAAAGCCGCAGAAAAGGCGATAATTGATGCAGGAATTGATAAAAATGAGATTGAATTAATAATTGTTGCGACAATGACACAGGATCATTTAACGCCTTCGACAGCAGCATTGGTTCAAGATAAATTGGGGATTAAAGCAGCGGCATTTGATGTGAGTGCAGCATGTACAGGATTTATTTATGGTTTTACAACAGGATATAGTTTTATAAAAGCTGGAATTTACAAAAAAGTTCTTGTAATTGGTGCAGAAACAATGTCGAGAGTGATAGACTGGGAAGATAGAGGGACTTGTATTTTGTTTGGAGATGGAGCTGGTGCTGTGGTACTAGGAGAAGTTGAAACAGGAGGATTCTTGGCAAGTCATTTGGCGGCAGATGGTTCAGGAGCTTGTGAATTAATTGTACCAGCAGGTGGTTCTAGAAAAGCTGCAACAGCAGAAACTATTGAAAATAGAGAAGTTTATTTAAAAATGAATGGTAGAGAAATATTTAAATTTGCTGTGAAAGCATTCCCTGAATCAGTAGAAAATGTTTTAACACAACAAAATTTAATAGCTGATGATATTGATATTTTTATACCACATCAAGCAAATGTTAGAATTATTGAGTCTATTGCAAAAAGATTTAAACAACCATTGGATAAGTTTTTTGTTAATTTACATAAATATGGAAATACTTCGGGAGCGTCAATACCAATAGCATTGGATGAAGCTAGTAAAGAAGGAAGATTCAAAAAAGGTGATAAAATCGTAGCTACTGGATTTGGTGGAGGTTTAACATACGGTTCGATTTTATTTGAATGGTCAAAATAA
- the acpP gene encoding acyl carrier protein: MLDKIKSIVADQLGVDESQVTEDASFVDDLGADSLDTVELIMAFEEEFDVEIPDEDAQKIKTVKDVIDYINAKQ; the protein is encoded by the coding sequence ATGCTAGATAAAATTAAATCAATAGTTGCGGACCAATTAGGAGTAGATGAAAGTCAAGTTACTGAAGACGCTTCATTCGTAGATGATTTAGGAGCAGATTCTTTAGATACAGTAGAATTAATTATGGCTTTCGAAGAAGAATTTGATGTAGAAATCCCTGATGAAGATGCACAAAAAATTAAAACAGTTAAAGATGTAATTGACTACATCAACGCTAAACAATAA